The following proteins come from a genomic window of Winogradskyella sp. PC-19:
- a CDS encoding ParA family protein, with protein MGKIIAIANQKGGVGKTTTSVNLAASLGVLEKKILLIDVDPQANASSGLGIDVDAVEIGSYQVLEHTKSAKEAIVKSNAPNVDIIPAHIDLVAIEIELVDKDEREYMLQKALVEVKDEYDYVIMDCAPSLGLLTLNALTAADSVIIPIQCEYFALEGLGKLLNTIKSVQKIHNEALDIEGLLLTMFDSRLRLSNQVVEEVQKHFSNMVFDTIIQRNVRLSEAPSYGESIINYDVSSRGATNYLSLAKEIIKKNL; from the coding sequence ATGGGCAAAATCATAGCCATAGCAAACCAAAAAGGAGGCGTTGGTAAAACGACGACTTCAGTAAATTTAGCCGCATCGCTGGGTGTTTTAGAAAAAAAGATATTACTTATTGATGTTGATCCTCAAGCCAATGCTAGTTCTGGATTAGGCATTGACGTCGACGCTGTCGAAATAGGTTCTTATCAAGTTTTAGAACACACTAAATCAGCTAAAGAAGCTATAGTAAAATCAAATGCACCAAATGTAGATATCATTCCTGCACATATCGATTTGGTCGCTATCGAGATTGAACTCGTTGACAAAGATGAACGTGAATACATGCTTCAAAAAGCATTAGTAGAGGTTAAAGATGAGTATGATTACGTTATTATGGATTGTGCACCTTCTTTGGGTTTACTCACATTAAACGCATTAACAGCTGCAGATTCTGTAATTATCCCTATTCAATGCGAATATTTTGCACTTGAGGGTTTAGGTAAATTATTAAACACAATAAAGAGTGTTCAGAAGATACACAACGAAGCATTAGATATCGAAGGTTTATTACTAACGATGTTCGATTCTAGATTACGATTATCTAACCAGGTGGTTGAAGAAGTTCAGAAACACTTTAGCAACATGGTATTTGATACTATTATACAACGAAACGTACGCCTAAGTGAGGCACCAAGTTATGGCGAGAGCATTATCAACTACGATGTAAGTAGTCGAGGTGCTACAAATTACTTAAGCTTAGCAAAAGAAATAATTAAAAAGAATTTATAA
- the lepB gene encoding signal peptidase I has protein sequence MNWTQWFIFLIVIQIIHGLGTWKLYIKAGRQAWEAFVPIYNAVILMKIISRPWYWVILIFLPIVNLIMIPAVWVETARAFGKDTKLDALICILTLGFYLYYLNYIEDVSFIENRQLKPKTSAGEWITSILFAIVAATIVHTYFFQPFVIPSSSLEKSLLVGDFLIVSKIHYGARAPMTTVAAPMVHDTIPKLGAKSYLFDDNFEKRNTSWKNMLQLPYFRFPGFQKIKNNDYVVFGQPADTLRNMDIFTPDRNYYKPIDKKTNLVKRCVAIPGDTLEIKNGYVHINGKKNELPSRGELQFSYRIKFKNELRSQADINRILSVLNRADVDDGIGQMQDGTYILSAASDKAIAYLKNHPEVLSVERNIQKEGLYGGTFPRDPNYSWNVDFFGPLYIPKAGTTTELNVQNLPLYDRLIQEYEGHKVFARGNEVVLDGKVVDSYTFEKDYYWMMGDNRHNSVDARAWGFVPFDHVIGKPVFIWMSIDGINDGIKNWSIRWDRVFTTVNGKGERVSYLIPFLVVVFGLTFFNRWRKNKKAKANTK, from the coding sequence ATGAACTGGACACAGTGGTTTATCTTTTTAATAGTAATACAAATTATTCATGGACTAGGCACATGGAAACTCTACATTAAAGCAGGAAGACAAGCATGGGAAGCATTTGTTCCAATATACAATGCGGTGATTTTAATGAAAATTATTTCTAGACCATGGTATTGGGTAATTCTGATTTTTTTACCGATAGTAAATCTTATTATGATTCCCGCAGTTTGGGTAGAAACTGCACGTGCATTTGGTAAAGACACCAAACTAGACGCATTAATTTGTATATTAACTTTAGGGTTTTATCTCTATTATTTAAACTATATAGAAGACGTTTCTTTTATAGAAAATAGACAATTAAAACCAAAAACGTCAGCAGGCGAATGGATTACCTCTATCCTATTTGCAATAGTCGCAGCAACAATTGTACACACCTATTTCTTTCAACCATTTGTGATTCCATCTTCATCTTTAGAGAAATCGCTTTTAGTCGGTGATTTTTTAATAGTTAGCAAAATTCATTATGGTGCAAGAGCACCCATGACTACAGTTGCAGCTCCTATGGTACACGATACAATACCAAAACTAGGCGCTAAATCTTATTTGTTTGATGATAATTTTGAAAAACGCAATACCTCATGGAAAAATATGTTGCAATTACCATATTTTAGGTTTCCTGGCTTTCAAAAGATAAAGAACAATGATTACGTCGTATTTGGACAGCCTGCTGATACGTTACGGAATATGGATATTTTTACACCTGACCGTAATTATTACAAGCCCATTGACAAAAAAACAAATCTTGTTAAACGATGTGTAGCCATACCTGGTGACACACTTGAAATTAAAAATGGTTATGTCCACATCAATGGTAAGAAAAACGAATTGCCAAGTAGAGGTGAGCTTCAATTTTCTTACCGTATAAAGTTTAAAAATGAACTTAGAAGTCAAGCTGATATTAATAGAATTTTGTCTGTTCTTAATCGTGCTGATGTTGATGACGGAATTGGTCAAATGCAAGACGGAACTTATATACTAAGTGCGGCTTCTGATAAAGCCATCGCTTATTTAAAAAACCATCCTGAAGTCTTATCAGTTGAAAGAAATATTCAAAAAGAAGGTTTATATGGCGGTACTTTTCCAAGAGACCCAAACTACTCTTGGAATGTCGACTTTTTTGGACCATTATATATTCCGAAAGCTGGTACTACTACAGAACTCAATGTTCAAAATTTACCATTATACGATAGACTGATTCAAGAGTATGAAGGTCATAAAGTCTTTGCTCGAGGTAACGAAGTTGTTTTAGACGGGAAAGTTGTAGACTCATATACATTTGAAAAAGATTATTATTGGATGATGGGTGACAACAGACATAACTCTGTCGATGCTCGTGCTTGGGGATTTGTCCCTTTTGATCATGTCATAGGCAAACCCGTGTTTATATGGATGAGTATCGATGGTATTAACGATGGTATCAAAAATTGGAGCATTCGTTGGGACCGTGTTTTTACCACTGTAAATGGAAAAGGCGAGCGTGTCTCTTATTTAATTCCATTTTTGGTGGTCGTGTTTGGCTTGACATTCTTTAACCGTTGGAGAAAGAACAAAAAAGCAAAAGCTAATACCAAATAA
- a CDS encoding DUF5683 domain-containing protein, with amino-acid sequence MLNKQLTLLLICFLFSVFGFSQVQKDSTIETTIDELKLDNALITKREIDPLRPSKAAFYSAILPGLGQAYNKKYWKIPIVVGAITTGIVVYDFNNKQYNRYRDAFKRRLAGFTDDEFYGTGSTPTISDDALIRAQRQFRRNRDIATLVTVGIYVLNIIDANVDAHLLQFNVDENLALRPHFQYNPMEDSSDLGVTVNFKF; translated from the coding sequence GTGCTAAATAAGCAACTTACCCTTTTATTAATTTGTTTTTTATTTTCTGTATTTGGATTCTCTCAAGTACAAAAAGATAGCACCATTGAGACGACTATTGACGAACTTAAATTAGACAATGCGCTTATCACTAAAAGAGAGATTGATCCTCTTAGACCTTCTAAAGCTGCATTTTATTCAGCTATTTTACCTGGGTTAGGTCAAGCCTATAATAAAAAGTATTGGAAAATTCCGATTGTAGTTGGAGCAATAACTACAGGTATTGTTGTTTATGATTTTAATAACAAACAATATAACCGCTACAGAGATGCTTTTAAAAGGCGCTTAGCTGGTTTTACTGATGATGAATTTTATGGCACTGGTTCTACACCAACCATTTCTGATGATGCATTAATAAGAGCTCAGCGCCAGTTTCGTCGCAATAGAGATATAGCAACTTTAGTAACCGTAGGTATCTATGTGCTAAACATTATTGATGCAAATGTAGATGCACATCTGTTACAGTTTAATGTTGACGAAAATTTAGCCTTACGGCCGCATTTTCAATATAACCCAATGGAAGACTCTTCAGATTTAGGAGTAACGGTAAATTTTAAATTTTAG
- a CDS encoding ParB/RepB/Spo0J family partition protein has translation MAKATKKQALGRGLSALLKDPDNDINSASDKNADKVVGNIVELDIEDIEMNPFQPRTNFNEETLRELASSIRELGVIQPITVRKLAFNKYQLVSGERRFRASKLIGNPTIPAYIRIANDQESLEMALVENIQRQDLDPIEIALSYQRLIDEIQLTQEQMSERVGKKRSTIANYLRLLKLDPIIQTGMRDGFISMGHGRAIVNIKSQVDQLEVYEKIISNKLSVRATEALVKNLNNPTETKSNSETTELPKPIKKGIKEFSEYFGHKIDVKVAKNGSGKISIPFHSEEDFNRIIKLVKSAK, from the coding sequence ATGGCGAAGGCAACAAAAAAACAAGCACTAGGTCGTGGACTTTCAGCATTGTTAAAAGACCCAGATAATGATATAAATTCTGCATCAGACAAAAATGCTGACAAAGTCGTTGGTAATATTGTCGAACTAGATATTGAGGATATTGAAATGAATCCGTTTCAACCTAGAACAAATTTTAATGAGGAAACACTGAGAGAACTAGCGTCTTCTATAAGAGAATTAGGAGTTATACAACCAATAACTGTACGCAAATTAGCATTCAACAAATACCAATTGGTATCTGGAGAGCGTCGATTTAGAGCGTCTAAATTGATAGGTAACCCAACAATACCTGCTTACATAAGAATAGCTAATGATCAAGAGTCATTAGAGATGGCTTTGGTCGAAAATATTCAACGTCAAGATTTAGACCCAATCGAAATTGCGTTATCATACCAGCGATTAATTGACGAAATTCAATTAACTCAAGAACAAATGAGTGAACGCGTTGGTAAAAAACGTTCGACCATTGCAAATTATCTGCGTCTATTAAAGCTAGACCCAATCATACAGACTGGTATGCGTGACGGCTTTATTTCTATGGGACATGGACGTGCAATAGTTAATATAAAAAGTCAGGTTGATCAATTAGAAGTTTATGAGAAGATTATTAGTAATAAACTTTCTGTGAGAGCTACAGAAGCTTTAGTCAAAAACTTAAATAATCCTACAGAAACGAAAAGCAATTCAGAAACTACTGAGCTTCCTAAACCAATTAAAAAAGGTATCAAGGAATTTTCGGAATACTTTGGGCACAAAATTGACGTTAAAGTAGCAAAGAACGGTAGCGGAAAGATTTCTATTCCATTTCACTCTGAAGAAGATTTTAATCGCATCATAAAACTCGTAAAAAGTGCTAAATAA
- the dapB gene encoding 4-hydroxy-tetrahydrodipicolinate reductase: MKIALLGYGKMGKIIERVAKERGHSITLKADSKTKELDFTDSDVAIDFSLPSTAVSNIKNAIDAKVPVISGTTGWLEYYNDIVDYCNLNKSAFLYASNFSLGVNIFFEVNRVLAKLITKYPDYKLNIEEIHHTQKLDAPSGTAISLANDIISNSEYKNWSMDGTNSDAIKIEAKRIIDVPGTHIINYDSEVDSIEIKHTAHNREGFALGAVIAAEWIADKKGVFTMKDVLNIG; this comes from the coding sequence ATGAAAATAGCTCTACTCGGTTATGGGAAAATGGGAAAAATCATTGAACGTGTTGCTAAAGAACGTGGACACTCTATAACCCTAAAAGCAGATAGCAAAACAAAAGAATTAGATTTTACAGATTCTGACGTGGCTATTGATTTTAGCTTACCTTCAACAGCTGTTTCAAACATAAAAAATGCCATTGATGCTAAAGTGCCTGTTATTTCTGGCACTACAGGTTGGCTGGAATATTACAATGACATTGTTGATTATTGTAACTTAAATAAATCGGCATTTTTATATGCTTCAAACTTTAGCTTAGGTGTCAATATTTTTTTCGAAGTTAATAGAGTTCTAGCAAAACTGATTACAAAGTATCCTGATTACAAATTAAATATTGAAGAGATTCATCATACACAAAAGTTAGATGCACCAAGCGGAACAGCTATCTCTTTAGCTAATGATATTATTTCCAATTCTGAATACAAGAACTGGTCAATGGACGGTACAAATTCTGATGCTATAAAAATTGAAGCAAAACGTATTATAGATGTACCAGGCACCCATATTATTAATTACGATTCTGAAGTTGATTCTATAGAAATAAAACACACTGCACATAACCGTGAAGGTTTTGCATTAGGAGCAGTAATTGCTGCTGAGTGGATTGCTGATAAAAAAGGAGTCTTTACAATGAAAGACGTCTTAAATATTGGTTAA
- a CDS encoding WbqC family protein codes for MLFHPTYFPNIAHFVAVVKSKTIVFEVCDNYQKQTFRNRSEIYGANGKLVLSAPVSYTQKKRQQTKDVQISTTDKWQLQHLKSLDSAYRMSPFYEFYIDDLMPLFKTDFKFLLDLNLKCFELLSEAIQLDNSFSLTESFEIPANDKKDFRYLVNAKKNTDFQFDKYTQVFTEKHGYLPNLSILDLLFNEGPNTLNYLESQIPKL; via the coding sequence ATGCTTTTTCATCCCACATACTTTCCGAACATTGCACATTTTGTAGCAGTAGTAAAAAGTAAAACTATTGTTTTTGAAGTTTGTGATAATTACCAAAAGCAAACCTTCAGAAATCGTAGTGAAATTTACGGTGCTAACGGAAAACTGGTACTTTCTGCACCTGTATCTTACACACAAAAAAAGCGCCAACAAACAAAAGATGTTCAAATATCTACGACTGACAAATGGCAGTTACAACACCTTAAATCTCTAGACTCTGCCTACAGAATGTCACCATTTTATGAGTTTTATATTGATGATTTAATGCCATTGTTTAAAACAGATTTTAAATTTCTTTTAGATTTAAATTTAAAATGTTTTGAGCTTCTTTCTGAGGCTATACAGTTAGACAATTCATTTTCATTAACTGAAAGCTTTGAAATACCTGCAAATGATAAAAAAGATTTTCGCTACTTAGTGAATGCGAAAAAGAATACAGATTTCCAGTTTGATAAATACACCCAGGTCTTTACAGAAAAACACGGATATTTACCCAATCTAAGTATTTTGGATTTATTATTTAATGAAGGCCCAAACACACTTAACTATTTAGAATCCCAAATACCAAAATTGTAA